TTTCAGTCAGTTGACATGGTTGGCTTCAAACGGTTCCGGTTCCCGATTCCTCCGCTTGCGGTGCAGCGCGAAATTGTGAGAATATTGGATCAGTTCACCCAGCTGGAGGCGGAGCTGGAGGCGGAGCTGGAGGCCCGTAGGGATCAGTATGCCTATTATCGTTTGGAGCTGCTTGCGCGTGCTGCGCAGTCCGCCCTGCCGGTTGCGCTTAAGAGTCTTGGTAGGTGGGTTGGAGGAGTTACGCCATCTACGCGCAACTCGTTATATTGGGATGCTGCAAGTGTTCCTTGGTTAACCCCTAAAGACATGGATGCTGATGTGGTCTGTCGCACTGGAGATATGGTGACTGAAACCGCCGTACGCGAAACCTCGCTGCATATGGTTCCCGAAGGGAGCGTCGCGATCGTGTTCCGCTCGAACATTTTGCGGCGAAAACTTCCGATTGCGTATGTCGGCATCGAAGTAACTTTGAATCAGGATATGCGAGCTTTGCTGCCCGGTCACGGTGTGGACCCCGTCTATGTGTCCGAAGTTCTTCGAGCTGAGGAGCATCTTCTGCGGAGAAGGTACGTCCGCACCGATGGTTCTATGGCGGCGGTCGAGTCTAAGCGTTTTCTTTCGCATGAAATCCCGTTACCGCCCTTGCCTGTTCAGCGTACGGCTGCAGACATGCTCGAACAGTTTCGGACGTTGGTCGGTGACCTCAACTACGGCCTGCCGGCGGAGATCGCGGCGCGGCGCAAGCAGTATGAGTACTACCGGGACAGGCTCCTGACCTTCCCGGAGAAGGGCGCATCAGCATGACCGGCAAGCATATTGAGATATTCTTGGTGGACGGCAAGTCTGGTGGGATCACGACGGCAGATGTTTCAGGCTGGACTGGACACATCCTTTCCGGTCCGAGAACTATGCTTAAAGAACTCCGTGCCCGATGGGATGCGCAGACGAACGGCGTATACCTGCTTCTCGGCGAGGATCCTGAGGCAATCGAGTCCACTCGATGCTACATCGGCAAGACTGAGAACTTCGCAGAGCGGTTTGTTGACCATGATCGCAAGAAGGACTGGTGGACGCGGGCGGTTGTTATCTCATCTCGCGAAGATGCCTTCAACCAAGGTCACTGGGGCTACCTGGAATCCCGCATGTTGGAGATCGCGGCGGAAGCGAAAAGATGTTCTCTGACGGATAACGTTCAGACCCCGAAGCCACGTAAGCTTTCAGAAGCTCAAGTCTCGGATACCGATGCTTTCTTGACGCAGGTTCGTTCTGTTCTGCCTGTCCTCGGTGTGAACGTGCTGAGTAATGTCAGGACGGAGCGAAGTGGCGTAGCGTCTCTGAGTGATTTTGACTCGCCGACATTCCGGTTGTTCAGTCAAGGGAGAGGGGTTGATGCGCGCGCACGCGTAAGTGGGTCCGAGTTCATCATGCTTGAAGGGTCAATTATCGTAGGCTCATGGGGCGGCCCTGGCCAGAACAACGAGGGCCATAGTCAGAGCACTAGGCGGCTATACGCATCGTATCGCGCGCAGCATGAGAAACTTATCGATGACGGCTCAATCGTTGTGAAGGGTCCTACTGGTACCTTGACTCGCGATATCCCCTTCAGCTCTCCGTCCACTGCGGGAGCGATCGCGCTCGGGCGCTCCTGCAACGGACGGGCAAGCTGGACCTGGGAAGGAGGCACATACGCCGACTGGGAGAACGGAGACCTGCCTCCATCCAATGCTGAAGTCGAAGAAGGACAGGGCGAGGCGAGCAGGATCGCCGTCGTCGGCCCGTGACTGGAACGCAGAGAGACAACACTGACATGACCATCCGCGAAGCCCACGCCGTACGCATTGAACCCGTCATACTGACCGACGAGGCCACCGTCGTCGGCGCCTACGAGCCGAGCGAACGTACCAGCAAGGCGTACCAGTCCGAAGCGGACCTTGAACGCGCCTTCATTGCACAGCTCCAGGACCAGGCGTACGAGCATATCGAGTTCAGTCCCGACAACGCGGAAGCCGAACTCATAGC
This genomic stretch from Actinomyces qiguomingii harbors:
- a CDS encoding GIY-YIG nuclease family protein; the protein is MTGKHIEIFLVDGKSGGITTADVSGWTGHILSGPRTMLKELRARWDAQTNGVYLLLGEDPEAIESTRCYIGKTENFAERFVDHDRKKDWWTRAVVISSREDAFNQGHWGYLESRMLEIAAEAKRCSLTDNVQTPKPRKLSEAQVSDTDAFLTQVRSVLPVLGVNVLSNVRTERSGVASLSDFDSPTFRLFSQGRGVDARARVSGSEFIMLEGSIIVGSWGGPGQNNEGHSQSTRRLYASYRAQHEKLIDDGSIVVKGPTGTLTRDIPFSSPSTAGAIALGRSCNGRASWTWEGGTYADWENGDLPPSNAEVEEGQGEASRIAVVGP
- a CDS encoding restriction endonuclease subunit S, producing the protein MSRIDDLVKELCPDGVEYKPLATLFNTRNGYTPRKTDAEAWSGDEVPWFRMEDIRANGRILSDSMQRISKSAVKGGRLFAADSILVATSATIGEHALIRVPHLSNQRFTCLTLKDEYRSCFDIKFLYYYCFRLDEWCKKNTTVSSFQSVDMVGFKRFRFPIPPLAVQREIVRILDQFTQLEAELEAELEARRDQYAYYRLELLARAAQSALPVALKSLGRWVGGVTPSTRNSLYWDAASVPWLTPKDMDADVVCRTGDMVTETAVRETSLHMVPEGSVAIVFRSNILRRKLPIAYVGIEVTLNQDMRALLPGHGVDPVYVSEVLRAEEHLLRRRYVRTDGSMAAVESKRFLSHEIPLPPLPVQRTAADMLEQFRTLVGDLNYGLPAEIAARRKQYEYYRDRLLTFPEKGASA